AATCCTCAAGATGATTAGTTAGGAATTACCTGTAATTAATGTGTCATCGAAATCAATACACGCGCATTGATAGATAAAGGAGAATTGCCATGAGCTCAACTTTAGCCCTTTATAAACGATTTACTAGATATCCATTCGGCAGCGCCATTATCAGCATGGCATTAGGCTTCCGTGCACCGTACTTTTCGACGATTCATCCTCGTATTACGCAGTTGCGTCCAGGATACTGTAGCGTGGAAATCAAAGAACGCCGATCCATAAGAAATCACATTGGAACCATCCATGCTGGCGCGCTATGCACATTAAGTGAGTTGGTTGGGGGGCTGGCTGTCGACGCAACACTTCCCTCCAGTCTGCGATGGATTCCAAAAGGGATGACAGTGCAGTACATCAAGAAAGCAAAAGGAAAGTTGGTGGGTGAATGTTCTGTTGCCCCAGGAGTTCTTACAGCTGGAGATATTAGCATACCTCTACAGATAAAGGATGAGAAAGAGGAAACCGTGCTGAACGCAGTGATTGTCTTCCACATCAGCGAACGGAAGGTTACGAATTGAATAGTGTGTTGGTAGTTTGAACGCTAATGACTTCGGATCAGACGGTTGTGGGTTCGAATCCCGCCGGGGGCGCCAGATGTGGGGATTGTTATTGATATACCGCCATATATAGGGGTGAAAACCTAGTTTTTTCAGCTGGATCATCATTAGCGGTGCAGATCGTTGCAGATGTTCGGGATTGGATTTGATATCAATTCGCCCTGGGATGACCCCCTGTTCACATTCCCGGGTAAAGTAAATTTAATCGGTGAAATCAATTCATCCATCAAACGAGCTGCTCCCTCCTGCATTTCGTTGTACAGATGACCATAGATGTCCATTGTGATACTTGGTTTTGCGTGCCCCAGGATCTTCGAAACCACTATTACCGGTATCCCGTTGTTGAGCATCAGCGATGCTGCTGTGTGCCTGAGATCGTGAATTCTCACCCTTGGTACCCCTGCCCGTTCTAGCACCCGGTTGAAATCCAAACGCAAGTTACTGGGATTTAACGGTGTTCCGATTTTGGATGGAAAGATCAGATCGTTCTCCTGCCAGCGCTGACCCGCAAGGTCCTTCTGAATTTGCTGGAATTCTCTGTGCTCACGTAAGGCCTGAATTGTACCTTCTCCAAGCTGGAGTGTCCTGCGACCTGAACTTGTTTTTGGCTCCTGGAAAAAACACCCAATTCCACGGACATCCTGCAACTGTCGTTGCACATACAATCGCCCACTACCCCACTGCAGGTCTGACCACTTCAATCCCAGAAGTTCTCCCAAACGCATGCCTGTTTTAACTGCCAAGTGGTATAACCCAACAAAAGGAGAGTCAATTGCAGCCAATAAAAATCGGTTGACCTGCTGATCATCCAAGACCTTCTTCTCGCCATGTTTATAACGAGGCAGTTTAGCATGTGAAGTAGGGTTACGCGTCAAGATCGATTGAATGACCGCTTTTTCAAATGCGCAATGGAGGATAGAGTGCACTAAGCGTACAGTTCGGATGCCCACTCCATTTTCGATCAATCCAGTATAATATTTCTCTACCTGGAAGAGTGTCAGGTCTTTCAGAGGTACTTCACCCAGGCTTGGAATGATATACTTTTCCGTTGTCCTCGAATAGCTATCAGCTGTTTTTAGCCGCAATGCTTTCCGGGAAGTATCTAACCAGTCATGTAGGTAGTCTTTCAACAGTATCTTGCTACCCTGGTAATCGAAACCTCGCTGTAAGTCACTCTGCATATCGCGTAGCCAGGTTAATGCTTCAAGTTTTGTCTTGAAGGTGCGGGTGACGCGATGACCTTTAATTGGGGTGGTTTGTGCACGCCAATGCCCACTGGGTGGTCGGGAAATTGACCCTTCATATCTACCGCGGATGTGTTTTGCCATTCCCTCTTACTCCTTTCTTTTCAAAGAGTTGAGGGAAGGCATACCTGCATGCCCTGTCCATTCAGTTTTTAAGGTACAAGCGAACAGAATCATTGTAACTCTCTTGCGAATAGATGGACAGGAGAAACAAGGCGTAATAACCATTACCGGAGGAACTATTGAGACATCCCTTTATCAAATATTCTCGCCGGATCTGTTGGAATTGATAAATTCTTCTAAATCCTCTGGTCTAACCCTCACAGATCGACCCAGGTGAACTGTTTTAAGAGTACCGGTTTGCATTAAGGCGTATGTATGAGAGCGAGAGATATTCAATCGAATGGCAACTTGATGAACGTTCAACAATGCACCTGGAAAGATTTTTGATTGTCCGAATTGTTGACTGTTTTCCATTTTTAGAACTCCTTATTTCTTGATATGGTCTAATTTATTCTTATCGATATGCTCTCGTGTTTACGAGTCAAAAAATATTCTTTGCCGATCAATCCTTGCTCATTTACCGGAAAGCCAAACCCAAATCTGGAAATTGATTGATGAAGAGTAAGATCTGACTGGGCACAATTGATACATGATTCCTCAATGATTTTTGTCAATTGATGCAGAGAATTTTTCTTAAGATTCGGTCTAGCACCTCTTCTCTTTCCAAGCAGTAATGTGTTGCATCAACGATTATCATAAAATGCCTCCTAAATCACAAAAAACCAAAATCTTCAAAAAGCGAAAAAATTTCGTGCGAACCACCCCGCCCGCTTGCTGATCTCCAATCGGAAACTTTATTGGCCCCTCCCCCCTTGCCTGTCAGATTAATCGAGCTGTGCACATTTCTCACCATAAATACTGTCATTTTGCCCCTTCATCATTTTGTTTCTGCTTCTCATTTGTGATTCGTCTCCCAGGACTATGAGGCCGGTACGATCGGGCAGCCCCACCAGCATCTCGGATGAGCTGCACCAGGTACTCAGGCACATGACCGTCCTGTAGTTTGCTTATAAATACTTGCTTCTGGCTCGGTGAGAGATTCCTCATCTCTTCGGATAAGATAGTAAGAAGATCCAGCATAGGCAATATCTCCATTGATCACGCAGGTTAACAAATCGATCGGATCCATCCTGAATCCAATGACCTCTAGGAATAACTCAGCTCCGCCTGGGTTCAAAAAGAAATATAGACAATCGACGATCGTCAACCAGCTCGATCTCGAATGTTGAAGATCCAAGATAGCACGCACAACTACTGCGGCTGCCAGGTGAACAAAAGGATCCACTATCGCCAGTGATGAGGTTGGATCCGGTGTCGCATCGAGATCCAAATAAGACTGCTCTCTGCGTCTTACCTGCCTATTCCGGTTCATATTCATAGCCATCCTTCACAGCATGTGATCCATCAGTCGAGCAGCGAATCTTGGAGGATGATTGCAATTGCATCTTCAATTGTCGTGATAACAGCCACCTGGCCTTTCCATCGCCGGATCCATTCTTCTTCGCAAACTGTTAGCCTGGGAGCTCGATCTTTGCAATTCTTGACTTCGATCACGAAATTCTTATTCATGTATCCACACAATAAATCCGGTGTGCCTCTCCCTATTTGTGAAAGGTCCTGGACGCTGCAACCGATTGATCGCAATGCCTGGATTATTTCAGCTTGATTGTGATCAGTTCGTTTAGGCATGATCATCACCATAAAAAATCTGATTCCCGAGGTAAGCGAGTTCCCTGCCGAGGGTGCAGAGGGTTAAACAATCTATTTTGATAATTAACAAAATCAAGTTTTTCTCCGATCAATTACAGTTTGTGTTAGTTAATAAAAATACACTCTGCACCCTCTGCACCCTCGGCGTTCTTCTTTCCTTTAAGCCAGAATGTGTAATACGTCCGTCTTTTACGATCCTTTTTCCACTCGATATCCATCATCAGTTTGAGTGCATCACGAATCAATTGCAGACGACGGGCGAACTTTATCGAGGTATCAGGCCAATCCTTAGGAGGCTTGGTTGTTGAAAACAGCAATGCGGATATGTCGTGATAGAGATCAGCACTGGCTATTTCTTTGCCATGTTGTTCAGGGTGTTTCTCCAGCCAGGTCATTAATGAATCAGCGATAATGTCATCTTCCAGGAGCATATCGGTTTGAGCTATCTTGAGTTCTGCGATGAATGCATCCCATGCCGGCTCTTTATATTCCAGCCTGGCAACCAGCCTGCCGAATGATTCCCAATCGCCCATCCGCCAGATTGCGGTATTTTTCAGATCGCCTGCTTTGATTCTGGCTACAATCGCATTTAAGATATTGAGTGTATCACCCCACCAAGCAGAGCGATTCAATTCCACGTTTTCTAAAAAACTGCGTTCAACCTTAAGGTATTTATCCGGGATCTTAACAACTGGTAAAATGACGAGACGATCCACTAGGTCATCCCGCCGAAGGGTCTCTGGCGTCCTGGCAGTAAATACTAGCCAGCTCCGATAATGAACAGTTCCCAGCTCGTTGTTCGTGTAGAGCTTGCGATAATGATCTACTGCACCGGTTGCTAGCCGTGCCAGCTTGTCACGCATCCAGCCGTGAAATTCATCCAGGTTGTCCATCGCAAGAATGTGAGCTGCAGCTGCTGAGGCGGTGAAGCCATCTGGTTTTTCAGGGACCCCAGGGAGTTCTGAACTCCGTCCATACATGGCCTGTAGGATTCGCCTTATAGTCATGCTTTTACCGCTGCCCTTCACACCAACTATCGCTAGAAATGGACGTGTCGGGAGCAGCTCCGTGAAAAATGTCGAAAGGATCCATACCCTTAGAGCCAGACGGTACTGCTCAGATTCTGACTCGCACTTTTCCTTATTGCCAGGTTCGCTGAAATTCCAAAATGCATCAGCCAACCATGCAAATACCCCAGGCTGGGAGAAATCGGGCTCATAAGGTTTCCAGCTAGGGTCATCATCAAATA
This sequence is a window from Anaerolineales bacterium. Protein-coding genes within it:
- a CDS encoding DUF4442 domain-containing protein; translation: MSSTLALYKRFTRYPFGSAIISMALGFRAPYFSTIHPRITQLRPGYCSVEIKERRSIRNHIGTIHAGALCTLSELVGGLAVDATLPSSLRWIPKGMTVQYIKKAKGKLVGECSVAPGVLTAGDISIPLQIKDEKEETVLNAVIVFHISERKVTN